In Palaemon carinicauda isolate YSFRI2023 chromosome 14, ASM3689809v2, whole genome shotgun sequence, the following proteins share a genomic window:
- the LOC137652863 gene encoding uncharacterized protein yields MERFLRPERFEADPDSATAAKEWTHWLRTFNNFYQAVQKISPSADKLILLTNYVAPRVYDYIADCDTYVKAEKALTSLYVKPRNEVFARHVLATRRQGSGESLDQFLQALKLLAKDCQFKAVSAEQACDNYVRDAFINGLSSGAIRQRLLENITLNLQTAYEQARTLEMAQKHSASYTTVQPITAAVPQPQSQSGDSEFLESSDETAHLAATTGANQCFFCGLKRHPRFKCPAREALCLKCKKQGHYAKVCRSGKPVGDTSAGKTKYSAATLATVSGAVPSSLSKSLSCLKVNGLPVNALIDTGSSENFVSQKIAKENNLIILPDDGNGFWRSTPTTQDMWAGSSEVGCARTLQQSDIRLQTHCGKV; encoded by the exons ATGGAACGGTTCCTACGTCCAGAACGCTTCGAGGCTGACCCGGATTCTGCCACCGCTGCTAAGGAGTGGACGCACTGGCTAAGGACATTCAACAACTTCTACCAAGCAGTACAGAAGATATCTCCCAGTGCAGACAAACTAATCCTACTCACCAACTACGTTGCTCCTCGAGTGTACGACTACATAGCAGACTGTGACACTTATGTTAAGGCTGAGAAAGCACTGACATCACTGTATGTAAAACCTAGAAATGAGGTATTTGCTAGGCATGTCCTGGCCACACGTAGGCAGGGGTCAGGTGAGTCTCTAGACCAGTTTCTCCAAGCTCTGAAGCTCCTAGCAAAAGACTGTCAGTTCAAAGCAGTGTCAGCAGAGCAGGCGTGTGATAACTATGTTAGAGATGCATTCATCAATGGACTTTCTTCTGGTGCCATTCGTCAAAGACTACTCGAAAATATAACTCTTAACTTGCAAACTGCTTATGAACAGGCACGCactttagagatggctcagaaacATTCTGCTTCTTATACTACTGTTCAGCCAATTACTGCTGCTGTACCTCAGCCACAAAGTCAGTCAGGTGATTCAGAGTTTTTAGAAAGTAGTGATGAAACTGCTCATCTTGCCGCCACTACTGGCGCCAATCAGTGTTTTTTCTGTGGATTGAAACGGCACCCTCGGTTCAAATGTCCTGCTAGGGAAGCTTTATGTCTAAAGTGTAAGAAACAAGGACATTATGCAAAAGTGTGTAGGTCAGGGAAACCGGTAGGGGATACCTCTGCTGGTAAAACTAAATATTCGGCAGCAACACTGGCTACTGTGTCTGGGGCTGTGCCTAGTAGTCTTAGTAAATCCTTGAGTTGTTTGAAAGTTAATGGTCTCCCTGTTAATGCACTTATTGATACAGGAAGCTCGGAAAATTTTGTGAGTCAGAAGATTGCTAAAGAAAACAACCTAATCATACTTCCTGACGACGG AAATGGCTTTTGGAGGAGCACGCCCACCACTCAAGATATGTGGGCTGGCAGCAGTGAAGTTGGTTGCGCTCGCACTCTTCAGCAATCTGACATCAGACTGCAGACCCATTGCGGCAAAGTCTAG
- the LOC137652862 gene encoding uncharacterized protein, whose protein sequence is MFLDDGYGCSQSLDGAIKLSQHIKNDLLSSGFIPNATKCIWSPTQVLEFLGVMLDSGNSSIFIPDRRLLKCINAISEILNSIKVHRYVHVMKVASYIGQIISMTVVIGKVSQIMTRNLSIDVLAASHWDQYIKISDESKRQLEFWQISLSELNIKHTNVSFQYSKIVYSDASSTGFAGYAVSAKTGISNGTWSIEESLKSSTWRELVAVYRVLQSLGHILTGQRVKWFTDNQGVEAIVSKGSMKVELQSIAIDIFRFCIAKSILLEMEWIPRTMNEKADYLSKIIDIDDWGISFEIFDMIQARFGNIHIDWFASEHNAKLNSYYSRYWSPTCNGIDAFSEHWGGKFGLFVPPITVITQVIKKMAFDKAVGVLVVPCWKSALFRPFLCPTGSFIPEIHKTKIDQLPEVMAGKVHLLPNLLKKSRADSTSSKYHGAFVRFQKWVSCNGLGSGDALPAKSFIVAIYLASLIQSVNSPSPVIAAFYAIKWYHDINGLYSPTNSKLVENILEAAKRVLGKPVVKKEPITVDIITSLYNRLYEYNNIKNQRTICAFLIGFSGFLRSREMLSIKISNIVFHTTYMAIFMEGSKTDKYRDGSWIMIAKTGTNICPVDNTVKLIKWANLNGDDYLFCNLSATKTGHKVRNVNKKMSYTNLRDIFINALKPHVSDVKKYCVHSLRSGGATAAANNGVKDRMFKRHGRWASETAKDGYVKDSIDEMLKVSLSLGL, encoded by the exons ATGTTCTTAGATGATGGATACGGTTGTTCGCAATCTCTTGATGGCGCAATTAAACTTAGCCAGCATATAAAAAATGATTTGTTGTCATCGGGATTTATCCCGAATGCAACGAAATGTATCTGGTCACCCACTCAGGTTCTGGAGTTTTTAGGTGTGATGCTTGATTCCGGAAACAGTTCGATATTTATCCCTGATCGAAGATTACTTAAGTGCATCAATGCGATTTCAGAAATATTGAATAGTATTAAAGTACACAGGTACGTTCATGTTATGAAAGTAGCGAGCTATATTGGTCAAATTATCTCAATGACTGTTGTTATAGGAAAAGTTTCTCAAATAATGACCCGGAATTTAAGTATTGACGTACTCGCGGCTAGTCACTGGGATCAGTATATAAAAATTTCTGATGAAAGTAAGAGACAACTAGAATTTTGGCAAATATCTCTGTCGGAACTGAATATAAAACATACCAATGTGTCTTTTCAATACTCAAAAATTGTGTATTCTGACGCTAGTAGTACAGGGTTTGCTGGCTATGCAGTCAGTGCGAAAACCGGAATTTCAAATGGTACATGGTCCATTGAAGAAAGTCTTAAGTCTTCGACATGGCGAGAATTGGTAGCTGTTTATCGTGTTTTACAGTCGTTAGGTCATATTCTGACTGGTCAGAGGGTGAAATGGTTTACTGACAATCAAGGGGTTGAAGCGATCGTATCGAAAGGTTCTATGAAGGTGGAATTGCAAAGTATAGCTATTGATATTTTTCGATTTtgtattgcaaagtctattttgttGGAAATGGAATGGATTCCTAGAACAATGAATGAAAAAGCAGATTATCTGTCAAAGATTATAGACATTGATGACTGGGGTATCTCATTTGAAATATTTGATATGATTCAGGCTAGATTTGGAAATATACATATTGATTGGTTCGCTTCCGAACATAATGCTAAACTGAATTCGTATTATTCAAGATATTGGAGTCCCACGTGTAACGGTATAGACGCTTTTTCAGAACATTGGGGAGGAAAGTTCGGATTATTTGTTCCCCCAATCACTGTCATTACACAGGTTATCAAGAAAATGGCCTTTGACAAAGCTGTTGGTGTTCTTGTTGTGCCTTGCTGGAAATCAGCTTTGTTTAGGCCATTTCTTTGTCCAACAGGGTCATTTATACCAGAG ATCCATAAGACCAAAATTGATCAGCTCCCAGAAGTGATGGCGGGAAAAGTGCACCTACTTCCGAATTTGTTGAAGAAATCAAGGGCAGATTCTACCAGTTCAAAATATCATGGAGCGTTTGTGCGCTTTCAGAAGTGGGTATCATGCAACGGCTTGGGAAGTGGAGACGCTTTGCCCGCCAAATCCTTCATAGTAGCGATATATTTGGCTTCTTTAATTCAGTCTGTAAATTCACCTAGCCCAGTTATTGCTGCTttctatgcaataaaatggtaTCATGACATTAACGGTCTATATTCTCCAACGAATTCAAagttagttgaaaatattttagaagcGGCCAAAAGAGTTTTGGGGAAACCAGTCGTTAAAAAGGAACCAATCACTGTTGATATCATTACATCTTTGTACAACAGACTATacgaatacaataatataaaaaatcagagaACAATTTGTGCATTTTTGATAGGCTTTTCTGGATTTTTGAGAAGTCGTGAAATGTTAAGTATTAAGATATCTAACATTGTATTTCATACTACTTATATGGCCATTTTTATGGAAGGCAGCAAGACTGACAAATATAGAGATGGTTCTTGGATAATGATTGCAAAAACAGGTACAAATATTTGTCCTGTAGATAacactgtgaaattaataaaatgggcaaacttgaatggtgatgattacttgttttgtaatttaagtgcTACAAAAACTGGACATAAGGTGAGAAATGTTAACAAAAAGATGTCCTACACAAATCTTCGTGACATATTCATAAATGCATTGAAGCCTCATGTGTCAGATGTGAAAAAGTATTGTGTTCATTCTTTAAGATCTGGGGGAGCCACCGCAGCAGCTAACAACGGTGTCAAAGATCGTATGTTTAAACGACATGGTCGTTGGGCTAGCGAAACCGCAAAAGACGGTTACGTGAAAGATAGTATCGATGAAATGTTAAAAGTATCTCTAAGTCTTGGCTTGTAG